A single window of Xylocopilactobacillus apicola DNA harbors:
- the smpB gene encoding SsrA-binding protein SmpB, protein MKKKNDENVLATNRQARHNYEIEDTIEAGIELQGTEIKSVRAGKINLRDGYVSIKNGQANLSNVHISEYKQGNIYNHDPLRVRRLLLHKKELKRLAKEVDQDGMTIVPLKVYLKHGFAKVLIGVAKGKKNYDKRESLKQKELKRELQRNFKLNQF, encoded by the coding sequence ATGAAAAAGAAAAATGATGAAAATGTTTTAGCAACTAACCGACAAGCTCGCCATAATTATGAAATTGAAGATACAATCGAAGCTGGAATAGAGCTACAGGGGACCGAAATTAAATCAGTTCGGGCCGGTAAGATTAATTTACGCGATGGTTATGTCTCAATTAAGAATGGTCAAGCAAATCTGAGCAACGTTCACATCAGTGAATATAAACAAGGAAATATTTATAATCATGATCCACTCAGAGTTCGGCGGCTTTTGCTCCACAAAAAAGAACTGAAGCGGCTTGCTAAAGAGGTTGATCAAGATGGGATGACGATTGTTCCTTTGAAGGTTTACTTAAAGCATGGATTTGCTAAGGTGTTGATCGGCGTTGCAAAAGGTAAAAAGAACTACGATAAACGAGAAAGTTTGAAACAAAAAGAACTTAAAAGGGAATTACAAAGAAACTTTAAGCTGAATCAATTTTGA